DNA from Desulfuromonas sp. AOP6:
CACCTGGGCCATTTTCCAATAGTTATAGGTGCATCGTCAGAACGACGAGAGGCGGAACCAATCGGTTCCGCCTCTCGTCGTTCTGGTCGAAAAATGACTTTTATTTCCCCCGTCGAACCTCTCTCATCTCGACCACCTTCTCCCGCGCCCCCCGTATCCGCTGCATGAACACCTCGCAAGCCGCGCACTGCTTGAGCTCTTTGGCGCAGGCGGTATTGGCCCGTTCCCAGCAGGGCTTGGTGCGATCGATATAGGCTGAGCAATGAGCGCGTTTGTCGGGATCGCAGGACTTGATTTCCCAGCAGGGACTCAGATCGAGGAGTTTTTTGAGACCGGGGATGCTGATGCCGTCGTCGTGGATGAGGTCGCGCAGGCACTGGATCCATTCAATATCGTCGTTGGAGAAGTAGCGCTTGCTCCCCTGGCGGGACGGCTTGACCAGGCCTTCTTCTTCGTAAATGCGAATGGTTCTTGGGTGGACGTTGAGCAGCCTGGCGGCTACGCTGATTGGGTAGATAGGATCACTACTTGCTACTCCCATAATTGGTACCTCCCGCGTTTGCATTTCTGTGGGAGCCCAGGGCGGCAATGTTTCTGGAATTTTGGACTTACACGAATCATACTATACCAATTTTATAAAATCAAACACTGTTTTGATTTTACTTTATATGATATACCTTGTC
Protein-coding regions in this window:
- a CDS encoding MerR family transcriptional regulator, which translates into the protein MGVASSDPIYPISVAARLLNVHPRTIRIYEEEGLVKPSRQGSKRYFSNDDIEWIQCLRDLIHDDGISIPGLKKLLDLSPCWEIKSCDPDKRAHCSAYIDRTKPCWERANTACAKELKQCAACEVFMQRIRGAREKVVEMREVRRGK